One window of the Candidatus Zixiibacteriota bacterium genome contains the following:
- a CDS encoding fatty acid desaturase: MRHSPDSECWNKETVIALRREMSPYLQPSLWRSVRQLINTLIPYILLWILAYRLLQYSYWLALPFIILAGGFVIRLFILFHDCGHGSFFRSKKANDLCGIILGIPTFTPYYYWRNSHARHHATSGNLDKRGEGDVWMMTVAEYAPTSFWKRLLYRFYRNPFVMFLLGPLLILLITHRIPLRKATARERLSVYGTDLGIILISLAIIELTGLKAFLLIQLPSLYIGLAAGIWLFYVQHQYEGVYWAREKEWSFTLASLQGASFYKLPAVLKWFSGNIGFHHVHHLNPRIPNYFLPDCYSRIDPLKTVKPIGLIAGLKALRYRLWDEDAGKLVGFRNIRNRPVEHEREQS; the protein is encoded by the coding sequence ATGAGGCACTCACCTGATTCTGAGTGCTGGAATAAAGAAACTGTTATCGCCCTGCGACGCGAGATGTCTCCATACCTGCAGCCAAGTCTCTGGCGAAGTGTCCGGCAACTCATAAATACATTGATTCCATATATATTATTGTGGATTCTGGCCTACCGCCTATTGCAATATTCGTATTGGCTGGCCCTGCCGTTTATTATTCTGGCTGGCGGCTTCGTGATTCGCCTGTTTATCCTCTTCCATGATTGCGGGCACGGTTCATTTTTCCGGTCAAAGAAGGCCAATGACCTCTGCGGGATAATCCTGGGGATTCCGACATTCACGCCCTATTACTATTGGCGAAATAGTCATGCCCGACATCATGCAACCTCCGGTAATCTGGATAAGCGCGGGGAAGGAGATGTCTGGATGATGACCGTTGCCGAGTATGCCCCGACTTCGTTCTGGAAACGTCTTCTTTACCGCTTTTATCGAAATCCATTCGTGATGTTCCTTCTTGGCCCGCTATTGATCCTTCTCATAACACATCGCATACCGCTTCGAAAGGCAACAGCGCGGGAGCGCCTTAGTGTCTATGGCACAGATTTGGGGATCATCCTGATTTCCCTGGCCATCATTGAGCTGACCGGCCTGAAAGCTTTTCTGCTGATTCAGTTACCGTCACTCTATATTGGACTTGCCGCCGGCATCTGGCTCTTTTATGTTCAACATCAATATGAAGGTGTCTATTGGGCCAGAGAAAAAGAGTGGAGTTTTACTCTGGCTTCTCTGCAGGGAGCTTCTTTTTACAAATTGCCCGCCGTTCTGAAGTGGTTCTCGGGCAATATTGGATTCCACCATGTCCATCACCTGAATCCTCGCATTCCCAACTATTTCTTGCCTGATTGCTACAGCCGTATCGATCCCCTCAAAACGGTTAAACCTATCGGGTTAATTGCCGGCCTTAAAGCGTTGAGATATCGCCTTTGGGACGAAGACGCTGGTAAACTGGTTGGTTTCCGAAACATTCGAAACCGGCCTGTTGAACATGAAAGAGAGCAATCTTGA
- a CDS encoding RNA-binding protein: MNIYVGNMSRETIEDDVRLAFERYGQVATVIFIKDRISGEPRGFGFVKMSSDEEGTAAISGLNGKEFNGRTLNVNEARARA, from the coding sequence ATGAATATTTATGTAGGTAACATGTCCCGCGAGACAATCGAGGACGACGTACGCCTGGCTTTCGAACGCTATGGTCAGGTCGCGACCGTAATCTTTATAAAGGACAGAATCAGCGGCGAGCCGAGAGGATTCGGCTTTGTCAAGATGTCCTCGGATGAAGAAGGCACGGCGGCCATTTCCGGTTTGAACGGCAAAGAATTTAACGGCCGGACGCTGAATGTCAATGAGGCCCGCGCGCGCGCCTGA
- a CDS encoding DUF4342 domain-containing protein translates to MDEGKTFTEEIKVTGGQLVETVKKLLHEANIRRLIIKNEKGESLLEIPVSVASVGAILLPVVAAVGAIAALVTHCTIVVVKEKK, encoded by the coding sequence ATGGACGAAGGAAAGACTTTTACGGAAGAAATAAAGGTCACAGGGGGACAGCTGGTGGAGACGGTCAAGAAGCTGCTCCATGAGGCCAACATTCGGCGGCTGATTATCAAGAATGAGAAGGGGGAGTCATTGCTGGAGATACCGGTGAGCGTGGCATCGGTCGGGGCGATTCTTCTTCCTGTCGTGGCGGCGGTCGGCGCAATAGCGGCGCTGGTGACCCACTGCACGATTGTGGTTGTGAAGGAAAAGAAATAG
- a CDS encoding dockerin type I repeat-containing protein yields the protein MTYSPVVDPGVYGNAVCAAELPGSQFTDGKARLFIGSDMGYIVVLAYTYAAGVIVDAILPFTSGPITDLEPIPQYTYIAMGALTDTVIVGFRYLSGTAKGSTTSGSIFPMFSLMDSRRVSPTHFDTFGPHDAPLTDAKARVHFVIANGTSDLALFYIFATQSGHTTPPLTLDSHSAGIRSVVAGSLLMLPTDELSVQFDPDYSQDSGFSGCDVNITDTTSDICGYVCGDANSDGLINIRDITFVINFLYKGGIAPNPLQAGDANGNGIINIQDITYLINYLYKSGPKPLCP from the coding sequence GTGACATATTCACCGGTAGTCGATCCGGGTGTTTACGGCAATGCCGTGTGTGCGGCCGAGCTTCCGGGTTCGCAATTCACGGACGGCAAGGCGCGCTTGTTTATCGGTTCCGACATGGGATATATAGTGGTGCTTGCATACACCTATGCCGCGGGAGTGATCGTCGATGCTATTTTGCCGTTTACCAGCGGGCCAATTACGGATTTGGAGCCGATTCCTCAGTATACATATATTGCCATGGGTGCTTTAACGGACACTGTTATTGTGGGATTTCGCTATTTATCAGGGACGGCGAAGGGATCAACGACGAGCGGTTCAATATTTCCCATGTTCTCGTTAATGGATTCGCGGCGGGTATCGCCGACGCATTTTGATACTTTCGGCCCGCACGATGCACCACTAACGGATGCCAAAGCAAGGGTGCACTTTGTGATTGCCAACGGCACAAGTGATCTGGCGTTGTTCTATATTTTTGCCACGCAATCGGGTCATACAACGCCGCCTCTGACGCTGGACAGCCATAGTGCCGGAATCAGGTCGGTAGTGGCCGGTTCTTTATTAATGCTTCCGACGGATGAATTATCGGTGCAATTCGACCCGGATTATTCTCAGGACAGCGGGTTCAGCGGCTGTGATGTGAATATCACCGATACAACATCAGATATCTGTGGTTATGTTTGCGGTGATGCAAATAGTGATGGCCTGATCAATATCCGTGATATTACGTTCGTGATTAACTTTCTCTACAAGGGTGGCATAGCGCCCAATCCTTTGCAGGCAGGGGACGCAAACGGAAACGGTATCATCAATATTCAGGACATCACGTATCTGATCAATTACCTGTATAAGAGCGGCCCGAAGCCCCTATGTCCTTAG